From Tiliqua scincoides isolate rTilSci1 chromosome 2, rTilSci1.hap2, whole genome shotgun sequence, the proteins below share one genomic window:
- the SPMIP11 gene encoding sperm microtubule inner protein 11, protein MRGQAHATARARRVAHARDGTHFPAEGWKGVGGTPGIPSKPRPAPVSRVPVGRSGPASLCGKRQREGGLRYSRLPLGGSILGSQSRGHACLLRMGTPSPKLELFYPKLPPIGPGGYDGTVHQGSHRKYQEAVKWVKLQKNPNQIYRVPLTCGQDIGWWLPKDPSVRPEVAVPWMRAQRHPQFRSPMTKFLDTMSVSNPLFSLF, encoded by the exons ATGCGCGGGCAGGCGCACGCAACGGCTCGCGCGCGCCGTGTCGCGCATGCGCGAGATGGAACGCACTTCCCCGCAGAGGGTTGGAAGGGAGTAGGGGGCACTCCCGGCATTCCGTCGAAGCCCCGCCCCGCGCCGGTCAGCCGAGTTCCGGTTGGGCGCTCTGGCCCCGCGTCTCTGTGCGGAAAGCGCCAGCGAGAGGGAGGGCTGCGCTACTCACGGCTTCCGCTGGGAGGCTCCATTTTAGGCTCTCAGAGCCGTGGtcatgcctgtctacttagaa TGGGAACACCATCACCCAAACTGGAGCTTTTCTACCCAAAGTTGCCACCCATAGGTCCAGGTGGATATGATGGCACAGTGCATCAAGGCAGCCACAGAAAGTATCAAGAGGCTGTCAAATGGGTAAAGCTCCAGAAAA ATCCCAATCAAATCTACAGGGTACCACTGACCTGTGGACAAGATATTGGCTGGTGGCTGCCTAAGGATCCATCAGTCAGGCCAGAAGTTGCTGTGCCTTGGATGAGGGCACAAAGACATCCCCAGTTCCGGAGCCCCATGACTAA